The following are from one region of the Methanococcoides methylutens genome:
- a CDS encoding DUF2162 domain-containing protein — MNMVLLTVVGILLAILLFGVKTGIGCGFSNRSTKEILAIAGSYFILSIIIGSLIGYVDQSNLDLIASMGMSLHVLVALLLIGAGIYTQKQWNCGCDVSHRTFLVISLPCPVCLTALFISCMLLATSLEMGGLWIGLLVGVVFFISVVASSLLCKMLKKTPETLGNVMMILGIYYLMGAILVPAYIKTKQMNIPAYSAPPLEMLPFVAFAVIIAGGFVLDKIRSN; from the coding sequence ATGAACATGGTACTTCTCACCGTTGTGGGAATACTGCTGGCCATTCTTCTATTTGGTGTTAAGACCGGGATTGGTTGTGGTTTTTCAAATCGCAGCACGAAAGAGATCCTTGCTATTGCAGGCAGCTATTTTATTTTATCAATAATAATCGGCAGTCTCATAGGATATGTGGACCAGTCAAATCTGGACCTGATCGCAAGCATGGGAATGTCCCTTCACGTTCTGGTTGCACTGCTCCTCATCGGGGCAGGCATCTATACCCAGAAGCAATGGAACTGTGGTTGTGATGTTTCTCATCGCACATTCCTTGTGATCTCCCTTCCCTGTCCGGTCTGTCTGACAGCGCTCTTCATCTCCTGTATGCTTCTGGCAACATCTCTTGAGATGGGTGGGCTCTGGATCGGATTGCTTGTAGGTGTTGTGTTCTTCATTTCTGTGGTCGCATCTTCCCTTCTGTGCAAGATGCTGAAAAAGACCCCGGAGACCCTTGGTAACGTCATGATGATCCTTGGTATTTACTATCTCATGGGGGCCATCCTTGTGCCTGCTTACATTAAAACAAAACAGATGAACATTCCTGCGTATTCCGCACCGCCTTTGGAGATGCTTCCATTCGTGGCCTTTGCAGTAATTATTGCCGGGGGATTTGTTCTTGATAAAATTAGGAGTAACTAA
- a CDS encoding MotA/TolQ/ExbB proton channel family protein, protein MAIDSSLFQIMYTASAAMLYPVVILLILAVTVSLGLIGEFISEYAKRHRNVKQLEQIGRNVKENVNKSSYDEAASHLLKLEQNQLVTSFANDAADHLKKNTLSSIEWLSEEYEVRMTKRLEQTKILSTVAPMLGLMGTLIPLGPALIGLAQGDILQLANNLMIAFATTVLGLFAGIVGYVLTLIRKRWYWQDMADIDYLVDSLETGQ, encoded by the coding sequence ATGGCTATTGATTCTTCTTTATTCCAGATAATGTATACCGCTTCAGCTGCTATGCTGTATCCTGTGGTAATACTCTTGATTCTGGCAGTTACGGTATCGCTTGGTCTGATCGGTGAGTTCATCTCAGAATATGCAAAACGTCATCGAAATGTCAAGCAACTTGAGCAGATCGGCAGAAACGTCAAGGAGAATGTGAACAAATCTTCCTATGATGAAGCTGCATCACATCTTCTTAAACTTGAACAGAACCAGCTTGTCACATCTTTTGCAAACGATGCAGCAGATCATCTGAAAAAGAACACTCTTTCTTCTATAGAATGGTTGTCCGAAGAGTATGAAGTCAGAATGACAAAACGCCTGGAGCAAACAAAAATACTGTCTACAGTAGCTCCTATGCTTGGATTGATGGGAACTTTAATTCCATTGGGTCCCGCACTCATCGGTCTTGCACAGGGTGATATTCTCCAGCTTGCCAACAACCTGATGATCGCCTTTGCTACAACAGTACTTGGTCTTTTTGCAGGTATCGTGGGGTACGTACTTACATTGATCAGGAAGAGGTGGTACTGGCAGGATATGGCAGACATTGATTATCTTGTTGATTCTTTGGAGACCGGACAATGA
- a CDS encoding DUF2149 domain-containing protein, whose protein sequence is MRRKRYHRPGILYEEEDQNPLTGVANLFDVAMVFSVALLIALVMSFQLPELLSPTEDITIVKNPGQENMKIIVKEGQDIEVLNMTEQIGGGTGEALGTAYQLADGRVVYVPDSGNETST, encoded by the coding sequence ATGAGAAGGAAAAGGTATCATCGGCCGGGTATCCTCTATGAAGAAGAAGACCAGAACCCTCTTACCGGAGTGGCTAACCTCTTCGATGTTGCCATGGTGTTCTCAGTAGCTCTATTGATAGCTCTTGTGATGTCTTTTCAGCTCCCTGAACTGCTCAGTCCTACTGAGGATATAACCATCGTAAAGAATCCCGGTCAGGAAAATATGAAGATCATAGTCAAGGAAGGGCAGGATATAGAAGTGCTGAACATGACTGAACAGATCGGTGGTGGTACCGGTGAAGCACTGGGCACAGCATACCAGCTGGCTGATGGTCGTGTTGTTTACGTTCCCGATTCAGGGAACGAAACGAGCACCTGA
- a CDS encoding cobaltochelatase subunit CobN: protein MRNIKHQLLLLSVLILLAASPVVSADENNSNELLFILGSDFNEVSLNNAASDLNISAQLNTTIFTKDDVVPAGFNFSNYSMIFFESQDEILVNSWDENITYAIDNGTMVVGYNLSSNITLPNVDLYSNEYTDIERYWIQGGDANMGSMLRFMGQKFCGQWSDEGIAEPEIIHSKINVTYIVNSDNTIHFLNKVLSERDVITDRFNVRVMDGTEAVTNLTDVSDQDVIILYMIGGTQITEFSDVLLDAKGSGAQIGLFGMGDGYGLATFDMETSYSFMKEYLFNSDYANMEQWVRAVGCTLEDAYIEYSEAASPSIPDHGIYHPDAYPRIFENSVEYLEWYEDHGYNASAPTVGMIASSTIGKDPIEFITEDQIIRNLESKGCNVIYSTSAVITEEDSEYFLNNGTVLVDSIISLKGFNFKYNNPALGIESMNKYDVPVIKAICDRYHTPDQYNESVHGLNPSSISYQVTMPELEGLLDYIWIAGRVKDSETGQYYYEPLMYQVDWTCDRAISWAELGNKVNSEKKVSIIYYNHEGGKNNIGASYLDIASSFELLLDEMNASGYDTGNGSIPNSSEFIDLFIESRNVGTWAPGELEKVVASGKVTLIPVDDYLEWYNTLPQSVRDDVEARWGEAPGNIMVYEGQFVIPTVQIGNINFIPQPTRGDLSDESVMYHDKDLPPTHQYLATYFWINEVYDADAMIHFGTHGTQEWLPGKELGLWRYDYPSIMVADTPVVYPYIMDNVGEGTQAKRRGNAVIIDHLTPPITDSGLYGELAEMHDKIHEYGEAVAGNDTARMALYRNSTIEKYENLSMVYDLGVTPDDMRAMSEEEFEDFATNNVHNYLHELQETLMPLGLHVFGVAPDDEKLVCMVKSMLRVEFIDHIVGVISHESGDAEDWEDTANGYAFDLLNATLINGTNVTQAQMDVLGANYSNITADLNMALNYSADLRNTTREIDQTLRALNGGYIEAGPGNDPIRNPDALPTGRNFYSFDPRDIPDSETLILGDMLADQMLEQYRASHNGSYPKKVTYVLWAVETMRHEGLMEAQIYSLLGVKPTTTYGHISGFDVIPLENMTHPRIDVVVTPSGLYRDTFPNHLQLMDEAVRTVAEWDEANESNYVRWNSLIMEEALLEQGYDNDTALMLSRSRVFSESPGAYGTGLPGAITASDSWENEDELADLYMSRMSNIYGKDVWGESYEDIFRMNLQDVEVAIHSDSSNLYGIIDNDDFYQYLGGLSLAVRSLTGENPEMYVADFKNVDNPQIITFEEAYRKDIRSTLFNPKFISGMMEYDYAGAREFMNTIEHIWGLDVTTPDMVTDSDWDEIYAVYVEDKYDLGVDEFMETGNNAYAYQATLKRMIEAERKGYWDASDEVLQNLVAEYTKSVVENGVTCCHHTCGNALLDEYVQGIMSVPGVVDQETTDEYNKLMQDATHRYPETSSHKSSSNTPSANVVNSTTSNVDGGYGTTTDQPTDAAQQSTPDNYVEGYEMTRESTPDESSSSSSFSGSDVMGALLVLASAGIIYFGFMRKK, encoded by the coding sequence ATGCGAAATATAAAACATCAGTTATTGCTTTTAAGTGTTTTGATTTTACTGGCAGCTTCGCCAGTGGTGTCGGCAGATGAAAATAACAGCAATGAATTATTATTTATTTTGGGCAGTGATTTTAATGAAGTTTCTTTGAATAATGCAGCTTCAGATCTAAACATATCTGCTCAATTGAACACAACTATCTTCACAAAAGATGATGTTGTACCGGCAGGATTCAATTTCTCAAACTATTCGATGATTTTCTTCGAATCACAAGATGAAATTCTTGTTAATTCATGGGATGAAAACATAACGTATGCTATCGATAATGGCACTATGGTTGTAGGATACAACCTTTCATCCAATATAACTCTTCCAAACGTTGACTTGTATTCAAACGAATACACGGACATCGAAAGATACTGGATACAGGGTGGAGATGCTAACATGGGATCAATGCTCAGGTTCATGGGGCAAAAATTCTGTGGACAATGGTCTGATGAGGGCATTGCAGAGCCTGAAATAATCCATTCAAAGATCAATGTGACCTATATAGTCAATTCCGACAACACAATTCATTTCCTTAATAAAGTTCTTTCTGAAAGGGATGTGATAACAGATCGTTTCAATGTCAGGGTTATGGATGGTACAGAAGCGGTTACAAATCTTACCGACGTTTCTGATCAGGATGTCATCATCCTTTACATGATAGGTGGCACACAGATTACTGAATTTAGCGATGTCCTTCTGGATGCCAAAGGCAGTGGTGCACAGATAGGATTGTTTGGTATGGGTGATGGTTATGGTCTTGCTACTTTTGACATGGAAACGTCTTACAGTTTTATGAAAGAGTACCTTTTCAATAGTGATTACGCTAATATGGAACAGTGGGTCAGGGCTGTGGGATGCACTCTTGAAGATGCCTATATTGAATATTCTGAAGCAGCCTCACCTTCTATCCCCGATCATGGCATCTACCATCCGGATGCTTATCCAAGGATCTTTGAGAATAGTGTTGAGTACCTTGAATGGTATGAAGATCATGGCTATAATGCATCTGCACCTACTGTTGGTATGATTGCCAGTAGTACGATTGGAAAGGATCCCATTGAATTTATCACTGAAGATCAGATCATCAGGAATCTGGAATCAAAGGGATGCAATGTGATTTATTCAACTTCTGCAGTAATTACGGAAGAAGATTCTGAATATTTCCTGAACAATGGTACGGTTCTGGTGGACTCTATAATATCCCTGAAAGGTTTTAATTTTAAATATAACAATCCTGCTCTTGGAATAGAGTCTATGAACAAATATGATGTACCTGTAATAAAGGCCATTTGTGATCGCTATCACACTCCTGATCAGTACAATGAAAGTGTACATGGACTGAATCCTTCTTCCATATCATATCAGGTGACAATGCCTGAACTGGAGGGGTTGCTTGATTACATATGGATAGCAGGCAGAGTTAAAGATTCAGAAACCGGCCAGTACTATTATGAGCCTTTGATGTATCAGGTTGACTGGACATGTGACAGGGCTATTTCATGGGCAGAACTTGGCAATAAGGTCAATTCAGAGAAAAAGGTCAGTATTATATACTACAACCATGAGGGTGGTAAGAACAACATCGGTGCCAGCTATCTGGATATAGCTTCCAGTTTTGAGTTACTTCTTGATGAAATGAATGCCAGTGGTTATGACACAGGTAATGGTAGCATTCCAAACAGCAGTGAGTTCATTGATCTGTTCATTGAAAGCAGGAACGTAGGCACATGGGCTCCTGGTGAACTTGAAAAGGTTGTTGCATCAGGCAAGGTAACACTTATTCCGGTGGACGATTATCTGGAATGGTACAATACTCTTCCGCAATCTGTAAGGGATGATGTTGAAGCAAGATGGGGCGAAGCACCAGGCAATATAATGGTCTATGAAGGTCAATTCGTAATTCCGACCGTTCAGATTGGTAACATCAATTTCATTCCACAGCCTACAAGGGGTGATCTTTCAGACGAGTCCGTGATGTACCATGACAAGGACCTGCCCCCCACTCACCAATATCTTGCAACATATTTCTGGATCAATGAAGTTTATGATGCGGATGCAATGATCCATTTCGGAACACATGGTACACAGGAATGGTTGCCTGGAAAGGAACTGGGTTTGTGGCGTTATGATTATCCTTCGATCATGGTCGCAGATACTCCTGTTGTGTATCCTTACATCATGGATAATGTCGGGGAAGGTACCCAGGCAAAAAGGCGTGGTAATGCGGTGATCATAGATCATCTGACCCCACCAATAACTGATTCTGGTCTCTATGGTGAACTTGCGGAAATGCATGACAAGATCCATGAGTATGGGGAGGCAGTGGCTGGCAATGATACTGCCAGGATGGCTCTCTACCGCAACAGTACGATCGAGAAATATGAAAACCTTTCAATGGTGTATGATCTTGGAGTAACTCCGGATGATATGAGGGCCATGTCTGAAGAGGAATTTGAAGACTTTGCCACAAACAACGTCCATAACTATCTGCATGAATTGCAGGAAACTCTTATGCCTCTGGGTCTTCACGTATTTGGTGTGGCTCCTGACGATGAGAAACTTGTCTGTATGGTGAAATCCATGCTCAGGGTTGAATTCATCGATCATATAGTCGGTGTAATTTCCCATGAAAGCGGGGATGCAGAGGACTGGGAGGACACTGCTAATGGTTATGCCTTTGATCTGTTAAATGCTACACTGATAAACGGAACGAATGTGACTCAGGCACAAATGGATGTGCTGGGAGCCAATTACTCCAACATCACAGCAGATCTTAATATGGCACTGAATTATTCAGCAGATCTTCGGAATACTACACGTGAGATCGATCAGACCCTTAGGGCTTTGAATGGCGGATACATTGAAGCCGGACCGGGTAACGATCCTATAAGGAATCCTGATGCTTTGCCTACCGGAAGGAACTTTTACAGTTTCGATCCGCGAGATATTCCTGATTCTGAAACGCTGATCCTGGGTGATATGCTTGCTGATCAGATGCTTGAGCAATATAGGGCATCTCATAATGGCAGTTATCCTAAAAAAGTGACTTATGTATTATGGGCTGTTGAGACCATGCGCCATGAAGGTCTGATGGAAGCACAGATATACTCACTTCTGGGTGTTAAACCAACCACAACCTATGGTCACATCAGTGGTTTCGATGTAATTCCACTGGAGAATATGACCCATCCGAGGATCGATGTTGTTGTAACACCTTCCGGCCTTTACAGGGATACCTTCCCGAATCATCTTCAGCTGATGGATGAAGCGGTTCGTACCGTTGCGGAATGGGATGAAGCCAATGAGTCAAATTATGTCAGATGGAATTCTCTGATAATGGAAGAAGCATTGCTTGAACAGGGGTATGACAATGATACTGCTCTTATGCTGTCCCGTTCAAGGGTATTCAGTGAATCTCCAGGAGCATATGGTACTGGTCTTCCGGGAGCTATAACTGCAAGTGATTCATGGGAAAATGAGGATGAACTGGCAGACTTGTACATGTCTCGTATGTCCAATATATACGGCAAGGATGTATGGGGTGAAAGTTATGAAGATATCTTCAGGATGAACCTGCAGGATGTTGAAGTTGCGATACACAGTGATTCTTCCAACCTCTATGGTATCATTGACAATGATGATTTCTACCAGTATCTGGGAGGACTCAGTCTTGCTGTGAGGTCACTTACGGGTGAGAATCCGGAAATGTATGTTGCCGATTTCAAGAATGTAGATAATCCGCAGATCATCACTTTTGAAGAGGCCTACAGGAAGGATATTCGTTCAACACTTTTCAATCCTAAATTCATATCCGGAATGATGGAATATGATTACGCAGGTGCTCGTGAATTTATGAATACTATAGAGCATATCTGGGGATTGGATGTAACAACACCGGACATGGTCACAGATTCAGACTGGGATGAGATCTATGCTGTATATGTGGAAGACAAGTATGATCTGGGTGTTGACGAATTCATGGAAACTGGAAACAATGCCTATGCCTACCAGGCCACACTTAAGAGGATGATCGAAGCTGAGCGGAAGGGTTACTGGGATGCATCCGACGAGGTTCTCCAGAACCTGGTAGCTGAATACACAAAATCGGTTGTTGAGAACGGTGTAACCTGTTGTCACCACACCTGTGGAAATGCTCTGCTTGATGAGTATGTGCAGGGTATAATGTCAGTTCCTGGTGTTGTCGATCAGGAAACCACTGATGAGTACAACAAGCTGATGCAGGATGCGACACATCGTTATCCTGAAACCAGTTCCCACAAGAGCAGTTCGAACACTCCTTCGGCAAACGTGGTCAATAGCACTACAAGCAATGTTGATGGAGGGTATGGAACTACTACCGATCAGCCAACGGACGCTGCACAGCAAAGCACACCAGACAACTACGTCGAAGGCTATGAAATGACTCGTGAAAGTACTCCTGATGAGTCATCGTCATCATCGTCTTTCTCCGGCTCTGATGTAATGGGGGCTTTGTTAGTGCTGGCATCGGCAGGAATAATCTACTTTGGTTTCATGAGAAAGAAGTGA
- a CDS encoding Coenzyme F420 hydrogenase/dehydrogenase, beta subunit C-terminal domain, whose product MSFTTSLPDLLVLIEMITDPICKAHVTENSAYVTDYGGKKYYFCSAECKNKFDQMEKSVIRLKRNIGERERISFGKLKKEIINLGICTLCGACVSSCESIAFAGNQPKLVDKCTACGVCYNQCPRTVTREEDLVGKLRFGYAAKSSIPGFKGQDGGVVTSLVAYGLEEGLLDCAIVTRKSDDEPWKAEPFIATTVDEVLESAGSIYSHSMTMEPLMSAIKQGMRSIAFVGPSCNIDAVHKMQTSPHGFLHLFLRAKVLKFGLFCMDSFEHEGIREFVETHGMDLNDINSMKIRKGVFEFGMDDGIKSYDLSELDQCRSTSCKFCTDMAAENSDISFGGVGTPQGWSTVLARSSIG is encoded by the coding sequence ATGAGTTTTACTACATCTTTACCTGATCTTCTGGTGTTGATCGAAATGATAACTGATCCAATTTGTAAAGCTCATGTAACTGAGAACAGTGCCTATGTTACGGACTATGGCGGCAAGAAGTACTACTTTTGTTCTGCGGAATGTAAGAATAAGTTCGATCAAATGGAAAAGAGTGTGATCCGCCTGAAGCGTAATATTGGTGAGAGGGAGAGGATCTCCTTTGGCAAGCTCAAAAAGGAGATCATAAACCTTGGTATTTGCACTTTGTGCGGTGCCTGTGTTTCTTCCTGTGAATCCATAGCATTTGCGGGGAATCAACCCAAACTGGTCGATAAATGTACTGCCTGCGGTGTTTGCTATAACCAGTGCCCCAGAACGGTTACAAGGGAGGAGGACCTTGTGGGAAAACTCAGGTTCGGATATGCTGCGAAGTCTTCAATTCCCGGCTTTAAGGGTCAGGATGGTGGTGTTGTCACCTCACTGGTCGCATACGGGCTTGAGGAAGGCTTACTGGATTGTGCCATCGTCACAAGGAAGTCGGACGACGAACCGTGGAAAGCTGAACCTTTTATTGCAACTACTGTAGATGAGGTCCTGGAGTCTGCAGGAAGTATCTATTCTCACAGCATGACCATGGAGCCTCTTATGAGCGCTATCAAGCAGGGCATGAGGAGCATTGCATTTGTTGGTCCCAGTTGCAATATAGATGCTGTTCACAAGATGCAGACAAGTCCACATGGCTTCCTGCATTTGTTCCTGAGGGCAAAGGTCCTGAAGTTCGGTCTTTTCTGCATGGACAGCTTCGAGCATGAAGGCATCAGGGAATTTGTGGAAACGCATGGAATGGATCTTAATGACATCAATTCAATGAAGATTCGTAAAGGGGTCTTTGAGTTTGGTATGGATGATGGCATAAAGAGCTATGATCTCTCAGAACTGGACCAGTGCCGATCTACTTCCTGCAAGTTCTGTACCGATATGGCTGCTGAGAACTCCGATATATCCTTCGGGGGCGTGGGGACGCCGCAGGGCTGGAGCACTGTCCTGGCGCGCTCATCGATCGGGTAG
- a CDS encoding transcriptional regulator gives MNNGEFYMDDEDSEMVLLLQKLNVSKPVAKTLACLLTAEKITSREVEMMSRLRQPEVSIAMTYLQKNNWVEVEEVKKKQGKGRPIKVYTLTVPMDEIINTIEQKVISENQMMLENIERLKDLS, from the coding sequence ATGAATAACGGAGAATTTTATATGGATGATGAGGACAGTGAGATGGTTTTGCTCCTTCAGAAACTGAATGTTTCTAAACCTGTGGCAAAGACACTTGCTTGTTTATTAACTGCTGAAAAGATAACTTCCCGTGAGGTCGAAATGATGTCACGTTTAAGGCAACCTGAGGTTAGTATTGCCATGACCTATCTTCAGAAGAACAACTGGGTAGAGGTTGAAGAAGTAAAGAAGAAACAGGGCAAAGGCAGGCCTATTAAAGTGTATACTCTAACTGTTCCAATGGATGAGATCATTAATACCATAGAGCAGAAGGTTATATCTGAGAATCAAATGATGCTGGAGAATATTGAAAGGCTTAAAGACCTTTCATGA
- a CDS encoding 3-isopropylmalate dehydratase large subunit: protein MSEKIFSRASGKEAKANEFIMANVDYAMAHDGTSVLAVRSFKKMGLEKVWDPKRIVIPFDHLTPANTETTAALHHDIREWIAEQGIPNFFDVGEGICHQVLPENGFAMPGKLVVGADSHSCTYGAFGAFGTGVGATDMSEIFAAGKLWFKVPETIKVTARGKLGKHVLAKDMTLKTIGTVGAAGATYKAAEFYGDTITDLSISGRMTLCNMAIEMGGKAGIVPPDKKTFDFLEGRAVEEYEPVYADEDAEYCAEYDIDGADLEPQVARPHQVDNVCDVMEVAGTKVDQVFIGTCTNGRLEDLEVAADLLKGEKVAVRTLVIPASRSVMIEAIRNGTAELLLEAGATLGTPGCGPCLGGHMGVIGEGEVCISTANRNFRGRMGTGGQIYLGSPATAAASALTGEITDPRTV, encoded by the coding sequence ATCAGCGAGAAAATATTTAGCAGGGCAAGCGGAAAAGAAGCAAAAGCAAACGAGTTTATAATGGCGAACGTGGACTATGCCATGGCTCATGACGGCACCAGTGTGCTTGCAGTAAGATCGTTCAAAAAAATGGGTCTTGAAAAGGTATGGGACCCAAAACGTATCGTAATTCCATTTGATCATCTCACTCCGGCAAACACGGAAACAACTGCTGCATTACATCATGATATCAGGGAGTGGATCGCAGAGCAGGGCATCCCTAATTTCTTTGATGTGGGCGAAGGCATTTGCCATCAGGTGCTTCCTGAGAACGGCTTTGCAATGCCTGGTAAGCTTGTAGTTGGTGCAGATTCACATTCCTGCACTTACGGTGCTTTCGGGGCATTTGGGACCGGCGTGGGAGCTACTGACATGTCAGAGATATTTGCCGCAGGTAAGCTGTGGTTCAAAGTTCCTGAGACCATCAAGGTGACTGCCCGGGGTAAATTGGGTAAGCATGTACTTGCCAAGGACATGACCCTCAAGACCATTGGGACAGTTGGTGCTGCCGGAGCTACGTACAAAGCTGCAGAGTTCTATGGTGACACTATCACAGATCTTTCAATATCCGGCAGGATGACGCTTTGTAACATGGCTATTGAAATGGGTGGTAAGGCCGGTATCGTGCCTCCTGACAAGAAGACATTTGATTTCCTTGAAGGCAGGGCTGTTGAGGAGTATGAGCCTGTCTACGCCGACGAGGATGCTGAATACTGCGCTGAATATGATATTGATGGTGCAGATCTTGAGCCGCAGGTTGCCCGTCCTCATCAGGTAGACAATGTATGTGATGTCATGGAAGTTGCCGGCACAAAGGTGGACCAGGTTTTCATTGGCACTTGCACCAATGGAAGGCTTGAGGACCTTGAGGTTGCTGCTGATCTCCTTAAAGGGGAGAAAGTTGCTGTCAGAACCCTTGTTATTCCTGCTTCACGTTCCGTAATGATCGAAGCTATTCGGAATGGAACTGCTGAACTATTATTGGAGGCAGGTGCGACCCTTGGAACCCCTGGATGTGGTCCATGTCTTGGAGGTCACATGGGGGTTATCGGTGAGGGTGAAGTGTGCATCTCAACGGCAAACCGTAATTTCAGAGGCAGGATGGGTACTGGTGGTCAGATCTATCTGGGATCTCCTGCAACAGCTGCAGCATCTGCGCTGACAGGTGAGATCACCGATCCAAGAACCGTTTGA
- the larC gene encoding nickel pincer cofactor biosynthesis protein LarC, whose translation MRSLIFEPFSGASGDMILGGLVGLGIDKKELCDIIESSVNVTVSVGTANKCGIEATNVHVRTHDDKNDRRYEDLINTIKAAALPAEVKKSALGVFRLLGEAESRVHGKTLEELHFHEVGQDDALADVIGSCYAIHKMKADHIFCTPVNVGGGSVKAAHGTFPVPAPATLEIMKESGLQIYSSGERELLTPTGAAILAYFAEPVDRLPMGKILETGYGAGDADMEMPNVLRTMLMDVTGDLSRDSIEVLETNVDDVTGEVLGNLFEKLMEAGAKDVAITPTTMKKGRSGHIIQVIAKPEESARIAGELMRQTGTLGVRVIPTKHRFIADRRMDSVTMAIADHEYKVAVKIAQDRSGEILHISAEYEDCRRVSDITGLPLKEVMRRAEETAWKRFTDL comes from the coding sequence ATGAGATCACTTATCTTTGAGCCGTTCTCAGGTGCTTCCGGAGACATGATCCTTGGGGGACTTGTAGGGCTTGGCATAGATAAAAAAGAGCTTTGCGACATCATTGAATCTTCTGTGAATGTCACTGTTTCTGTGGGAACTGCAAATAAATGTGGTATTGAAGCTACGAACGTTCATGTCCGAACACATGATGATAAGAACGACAGAAGATATGAAGATCTTATCAATACCATCAAAGCTGCAGCATTACCTGCTGAGGTCAAGAAAAGTGCTCTTGGTGTTTTCAGACTTCTCGGAGAGGCCGAATCCAGAGTCCATGGAAAAACCCTCGAAGAGCTCCACTTCCATGAAGTAGGACAGGATGATGCCCTTGCAGATGTAATCGGTTCCTGTTATGCCATCCATAAAATGAAAGCTGATCACATTTTCTGCACTCCTGTCAACGTCGGAGGTGGTAGCGTAAAAGCTGCCCATGGCACATTTCCGGTGCCGGCACCTGCCACTCTAGAGATAATGAAAGAAAGCGGGTTGCAAATCTACAGCTCTGGTGAGCGGGAGCTACTCACACCCACAGGTGCAGCCATTCTTGCATATTTTGCAGAACCTGTGGACAGGCTGCCTATGGGAAAGATACTTGAGACCGGATACGGTGCAGGAGATGCTGATATGGAAATGCCGAATGTTCTTCGCACAATGCTGATGGATGTTACCGGAGACCTCTCAAGAGATTCCATAGAAGTTCTTGAGACCAATGTGGACGATGTGACAGGAGAAGTGCTCGGAAACCTGTTCGAAAAGCTGATGGAAGCCGGAGCAAAGGATGTTGCCATCACACCCACCACCATGAAAAAGGGACGTAGTGGTCATATAATCCAGGTTATAGCAAAACCAGAGGAAAGTGCACGTATTGCAGGAGAACTTATGCGCCAGACCGGCACCCTGGGAGTACGCGTCATTCCTACAAAACACCGATTTATAGCCGACCGCAGGATGGACAGTGTCACCATGGCAATTGCAGATCACGAGTATAAGGTTGCTGTGAAGATCGCGCAGGACAGGAGCGGAGAGATCCTTCACATCTCTGCGGAATATGAAGACTGCCGACGTGTAAGTGACATTACCGGGTTACCTTTGAAAGAAGTTATGCGGCGCGCAGAAGAGACCGCGTGGAAGAGATTTACGGACCTCTGA